The genomic DNA gctgatacagactaaggcagccaccactctgaaacctgacatagAGCCttcttttcccagccctgaagaagggctctgtggtgcttgaaagcttgtctaaCCTACAGAGCTTGGGCCAatgaaagctattacctcacccaccttgtctctctgaatcTCATAGTGGGCCACCCAGTAGGAGTAAGAGAGATCCAAGGTGAGTGAAAGTGCACTACACGGAGGCTTCGTTATCTAATGTCAAGCACTCACATTTGAACTTTGACCCGTTGCCACGGGTGTGTAGGTCTTGTGGTAACACCACCTGTTTTCTGATCTGCGTTGACCGCCGATAAAGATCAAAGTGCAGGGATGCCCTGTGGGTAGGGCTGACCCGGGGCTGGGCTCCGAGAGGGGCCGGCTCAGAGCGGGAGTGGCCCGACGCAGCACGGGGCTGCGGGAGCTCCAGCTGCGGAACGTCCCGCTGTGCCAGGCCAGCTCGGCGCCGGGGGACACTATCCCAGCGCCGGGCAGGAGGGGGCGACGCGGCGTGTGGCTACCCCTCCTCCCCGTGGGGCCACCTGCACTTCCGGTCCACAACAAGCTGAGCACCGTCTGCGGGAGGGGGGCAGCTGCCCGGAATAGCTACCGGGCTCTCACGGCATCCGGTTCTCATGGCGACGCCTGGAGGCGGGTAAACACAGCGCCGCCTCCCACCGCGACCGCCCTCCCTTGGACATAGGCTCTCTCGCGAGAGCAGGAGGCCTGCGGCCTGGCTGAGTCTCAGCAGCGGAGCACGGCGCGGTGGCCGGAGCTGCTCGGCCTGGGGGTGAGCGGGGGGCCGGGGCGGGCGGGGAGAGCCGCCGTCCCACCGCGGGGCTTAGGCTGTTTCCTCGGGAGGCAGGTGCCCCGTAACCCGGGGGAGGGGCCGCGCCTGTGAGCGCCGCTGTCACCAGCCCGGCTAAGGCAGCGAGCGGGGCCGGGCCTGGCGCCTGTCAGAGGCAGCGACCGGAGCCTGGTGTCCGATCGCCGCTGCTCCGTGACCGGGCGGGGCCCCTGGGCTCCGCGGCGATCCCAGCCCTAGGGTCGAGGCTGCGCCGGGGGACGCCGGCGAGGGCTGAACGCTGTCGGCATCGGGCAGGTTCCCGGGGAGGCGACGGGCGCAGCAGAGAAGGCGCTCGGCTCGTCTGAGGCGTGGGACAAAAGGGCCGTTCCGGGGTGCCCGGGAGAAAGGTGGCCCCGTTCAGCGTGTGCCGAGAGCTACAGAACGAGGTTAAGCGAGCTGGCAAACCAGGAGCAGTCCTGTGTTTCGTTCATCTCTTCCCTCAACCCTGGGAGTGCCTGTGGGCTAAACAGAAAGCAGGTTCTCCCGCTCTGAAAGCTTTTTTCGGAGAAAAGCTGGTATGTCCTTGGTATCGTCACGGTTTCATTGCTTCAGGTATCACTCACCAGGTCTAGCTTTTATATCCCCGGGACCCTGGCTTCGTCTGGCCTTTTTCTAGTTCTCCCACACTACTGCCTACTTCTTCAGGGTAGATCCCACTCCTCCTAGTCCAGTGCATGTTCCCTGGGGGAAGTGTCTTTGGCTTCCTCCCCTCTGCAAGCTTTTCTTTCATCCTCCGATCAGCGACCCCCTTGGCGCAGCCTCAGTTGTTCTTATGGTCTCTTAATACTCTCATTTACTTCTCCATCTTTTCCTGTTTCATCTTCTCATGGATGTCCCACTACGTTCTCAAATTAAAATGGATAAGGTACTCAGCACATGAATTTTCTGCCTAAAACATTCTGTCCTTTATCACTTTTCACAAATCCACTGTCTGCCTAATCACTCAAATGCCATCATTCGCTCTTTTCCCTCATGTACCTTTGCAAAATTGTGGCCTTACATTGTAAAAGTCTTTAGGGCAGAACATTCTGCAAGTTATAGGGTTATataaatcataggactggaagagactttAAGAATTCATCTgtgccagtcccctgcactcagggcaggactgttGTATTATTtctataccatccctgacaggtgtttgtctaacctgctcttaaaaatctccaatgatggagattccacaacctctctgggcAGTTTATTCCCATGCTTAACCACattgacaggaagtttttcctaatgtccaatctaaactgccATTGCTTCAGTTTAAACCACTGCTTTTTGTCCTAGCTTCagaggctaaggagaacaatttctctccctcctccttataaccttttacgtacttgaaaactgttatcatgacccctctgttttctcttctctagaataaacaattttttcaattttccctcataggtcatgttttctagacctttaatcatttttgttgctactCTCTGGACTTTCTTTCAATTTATCTGcatttttcctaaaatgtggcccccagaactggacacaatactccagttgaggccaaatCAGCGTGACGTAGACcagaataattacttcttgtcttgcttacaacactcctgctaatacatcccagaatatttgaGGTTTTTTGCaccagtgttacactgttgactcctatttagtttgtgatccactatgaccccaagaTCCTTCTGCAGtactgtactccttcctaggcagtcattttccattttgtatgtgtgcagctgattgttccttcctaagtgtagtactttgcatttgtccttattgaagtttatcctatttacttcagaccatttcgaATTTTattcctattctccaaagcacttacagtccctcccagcttggtgtcatccacaaactttttaaaagtgtACCCTCTCTGCCATCTAAATCAtcagtgaagatattgaacagaatcagacccagaactgatctctgcgggaccccactcaatatgcccttccatcctgttttaattacaaatgtttaattttagaaAGCTAGGTGAAATTTGTACAAGAACTTTGATTGAAATCTCTTGAAGGCAGGGACTCTGTCCTGTATGAGTGGAAAGCACCTAGCCCATTTTGagtactataatacaaataactgCTTATATTAATATTCAATTATAACTGTTGTATGTTTTTTTATGAAGGTGATAGTCTAAATCAGGAGTGGTGACAAACTTATTTTGGGGCTGAAACATGataattttaaatgcagaaaaaaaattgatatggTCAACTTTATATTCTGAAACCAGGCATGGGACTTGCAACTGAAATGTTGCCTCTTTGTACATGGCCTTTTCACATTCAGTATGACAGCATTTGTTATGAGAAACATACATACCTTTGAATTTCACTTATGTACACAAACTCAGCTGTTACATTAACAGTTTTTACTTATTTGGATAACTCCAGGATTTCTTAAACTATTTCTATGTTTTGATAGATCCACTAACTTAAATATGTAATCAGTCATTCTCAATATGCAGATATCCCCATATACATCTCTATGCACAAATCCAGATGTGTACCTCAGTATGCTACTAAAGCTAGATGAAAAACCAAATGACATGCCCAAAACTATTCTAATACAAACTAAGTCacacttcttcaaatgcaaaGGCCTTAATTGAATACTTTTTCCAAACCATAAAATCACTACTGAAGCTTATCCTTTTTTGACAAAAGGTCTAATTCCACCCACCTACATCTTaagtttattaatttaaaataagataTTCACCCAGTACTATAAGTTCACATCATCAAGCTAATGTGTTTGCTGAGCAGTTGCTACTTAAAACTGTTTATGCTTTATCTAGTTAAGCAAGTCAAGTATATTAAACCTCACATTAGCACATTTACATTTTGGATAAGTTATTGGTCCCATATAAAATCTCAGAATACATTTCACTTAAGTTAATTTTATAGGGACTTGGGTACTTCAAAGACAGGAATTCAAGAGATCTTTTCCAAAAGTGGACCACATTGAAACATGAATTATTTCTTCTATATTAACAGGGTATTTACAACATATGATGTTGGAAAAATTCCTTCAATGTCAAACATAAGAGTTATGGCAGCACATTTGAAGAAAACGTTGGTGATCCTTCTAGCAGCTCAAGCATTACTTATGGGTGATAGCTTTGAGGAAGAGGATGTACCTGATGAATGGATTCTTCTTCATGTAGTCCAAGGTCAGATTGGAGCTGGAAACTATAGCTACTTGAGACTAAATCATGAAGGGAAGATAGTACTTCAGATGCAGAGTTTAAAAGGCGATGCAGATTTGTATGTATCTGATATGACCCTTCATCCGAGTTTTGATGAATATGAGTTACAGTCTGTAACTTGTGGCCAAGATGTTGTTTATGTACCAGCCCACTTCCGCCGCCCAGTGGGAATAGGAATCTATGGTCATCCCTCTCACTCGGAGAGTGAGTTCGAAATGAAAGTATATTATGATAGAACAATTGTAGATTATCCATTTGGTGAGGCTTCCTACAACCCCGAAGAGATGGAGGCAAGCCAGAAGCGTACTCATTCACCAGAAGATCAATCTCAGGATGAGGAATCTATTTTTTGGACTATACTCATTGGAATTTTGAAACTTATActtgaaattcttttttaaaataatcaactGGACATACGCTGGAGTAGAGTGCACTTATAGCCTATGACATTGAACATGAATGGCTTGCTGTGAGCATCGGTACTCTTTTTGTAAAATTACCTGAAGGTTACTTTTTCTATGCTGAAGAGGGGAAAAGCAGAGCCATATTTAATTTTGTATTGAAGCCCCCTTCCCACCTTCCAGAAGAAAAATGAGCAGAAAGCACAGTATTTGTAGAGTTTTCTTTATAAATCAGGGTTAAAGTGAATGTACAATAAAGGGAATcttattaaaatgtatcactttGAACAGGTGCATAAGAAAATGGACCTCGATAATTCACTgtattttctattaaaatgacACTTAATTTTTATACAAAGTAAGTTGTAAAATCTGCAAGGTGGTTTTATCAACTTCatccaatttaaaataaagaactaaTTTTCTAATCTCTCTGCAGTGTGAACAGATCTTTAGCAAGTGGCACTTTAAAATGCTGGCAGCCACTGGAACTTGAAAGCAGTGTAACAAAGACCAGGAAATATCAAGGTGTGGTcaagtgattttaggtgcctagtTAGATCGAATTTAAAGGAGCCTGACCTTTTCAAATGTAGGTAGGTCTCAGTGCTTTCTTCAGTCTCCTAAGGTATCAATTGTGCATTTAAactgaagcacccaaaatcacgACCTGAATCAAGTTT from Chelonoidis abingdonii isolate Lonesome George chromosome 3, CheloAbing_2.0, whole genome shotgun sequence includes the following:
- the C3H6orf120 gene encoding UPF0669 protein C6orf120 homolog, which encodes MSNIRVMAAHLKKTLVILLAAQALLMGDSFEEEDVPDEWILLHVVQGQIGAGNYSYLRLNHEGKIVLQMQSLKGDADLYVSDMTLHPSFDEYELQSVTCGQDVVYVPAHFRRPVGIGIYGHPSHSESEFEMKVYYDRTIVDYPFGEASYNPEEMEASQKRTHSPEDQSQDEESIFWTILIGILKLILEILF